From Oreochromis niloticus isolate F11D_XX linkage group LG1, O_niloticus_UMD_NMBU, whole genome shotgun sequence, a single genomic window includes:
- the cep89 gene encoding centrosomal protein of 89 kDa isoform X4, which produces MLRFSFRREKDKEFKHIAHGLIPAASIAPKPAVPRTPPPRSPNPSPERPRSALAAAILSSSLTGQTWAIPPARLMSLSESGQSESFTSEPNISTALYTRDRWSEDLVSRPRLSSPDQSEGELEDKEQEVVDEEDGEDHVYHTLDRRQNSSLTESVYALPLKAKSVFKSTTPLPTQTSGRREPSPDFTEETSGQSLEPKEKKMSVRKTLENWKDDVPTTPAILTADHPRQASQAKSPKDLRELPPEPSNTYSELRKKVVRDRREKNTRMVDKEKLLEERLQRLEREINDSQAFSNQRSSAGSQAELQNLRQHAQELVDENDALKLTVHRLNVELSHYQARFRPLSKEEHSKVSGLLNTGSPPPWLVDMKYLSPLLLAYEDRMNEKDAILQTTEENMKKLHVQLEEVIKENEKLHDEITKTGAVNQKDCHQIQQQAVLVLQENQVLINQLEAQHAEAKATHSRHNTEVAKVSKKLMLLEVENQRLEGDLEESRREVQKNKKELQVLQARLKDAVTWDEHCSIAGKLRRQLEQHESRSKGETDKLLLRVSNLQEENRILALDKAQLTAKTRAMEAELELSRQANRKAERRMSMLKQQKEECVLKEEKTRHYLGAVISVAEHISQERDRLLHMASSLQQEKQRFISRILSGTVRFGKLQEEVKVYRSQASTRLAALEEAVEGRTVSYQREILHLQMLLRERQEAEEKLLQSKRPPDL; this is translated from the exons ATGTTAAGATTTAGCTTTAGGAGGGAGAAAGACAAGGAGTTT AAGCATATAGCTCATGGTTTGATCCCTGCTGCCTCCATTGCTCCCAAACCAGCCGTACCTCGTACCCCTCCCCCTCGCAGCCCAAACCCCTCACCTGAGAGACCCAG GTCAGCCTTAGCAGCAGCCATTTTATCATCCTCACTCACTGGGCAGACATGGGCCATCCCTCCTGCCCGGCTGATGTCTTTATCCGAGAGTGGTCAGTCAGAATCCTTCACATCTGAGCCAAACATCAGCACGGCACTTTACACAAG AGACAGATGGTCAGAAGATTTGGTTAGCCGGCCACGTCTGTCCTCTCCTGACCAGTCAGAGGGGGAGTTGGAAGACAAGGAACAGGAAGTGGTGGATGAAGAGGACGGGGAGGACCATGTCTACCACACTCTGGACCGAAGGCAGAATTCTTCACTCACCGAATCTGTCTATGCTCTGCCACTAAAAGCTAAG tctgtCTTCAAGTCCACTACACCCCTGCCAACTCAGACTTCTGGCAGAAGAGAGCCTTCACCAG ATTTCACTGAGGAGACCAGTGGCCAATCTCTAGAAcccaaagagaagaaaatgtcTGTGAGGAAGACTCTTGAAAATTGGAAAGATGATGTTCCAA CAACACCAGCCATTTTAACTGCTGATCACCCCAGGCAAGCAAGCCAAGCCAAAAGCCCCAAAGACCTCCGTGAGCTTCCTCCAGAACCCAGCAATACATACAGTGAACTGCGGAAGAAGGTAGTGAGGGACCGTCGGGAAAAGAACACAAGGATGGTAGACAAAGAAAAGCTACTAGAGGAGAGACTGCAGCGCCTGGAACGGGAGATCAATGACAGCCAAGCCTTCTCAAACCAGAGGTCCTCTGCAG GCAGCCAAGCAGAGCTGCAGAATTTGAGGCAACATGCTCAGGAGCTGGTTGATGAAAACGATGCCCTCAAACTGACAGTTCACCGTCTGAATGTGGAGCTGAGCCACTACCAGGCGCGGTTCAGACCACTGTCCAAAGAAGAG CACTCCAAAGTCAGTGGTTTACTAAACACGGGGTCTCCTCCTCCATGGCTG GTTGACATGAAGTATTTATCTCCTCTACTGCTGGCTTATGAAGACAGGATGAATGAGAAAGATGCCATTCTGCAAACCACTGAG gaaaacatgaaaaagttgCATGTTCAATTAGAGGAAGTCAttaaagaaaatgagaaactCCATGATGAAATTACCAAGACCGGAGCGGTCAATCAGAAAGACTG tCATCAAATTCAACAACAGGCCGTTCTGGTTTTGCAAGAGAACCAGGTTCTCATCAATCAACTCGAGGCGCAGCATGCTGAGGCCAAGGCCACTCACAGCAGACATAACACTGAAG TGGCAAAAGTGTCTAAGAAACTGATGTTATTAGAAGTGGAAAACCAGCGCTTGGAAGGGGACCTGGAAGAAAGCAGGAGGGAGGTGCAGAAAAATAAGAAGGAGCTTCAAGTTCTGCAGGCCCGCCTAAAGGATGCAGTCACCTGggacgaacactgcagcattgCTGGAAAACTGAGAAG acaaCTGGAGCAGCATGAGAGCAGAAGTAAGGGTGAAACTGACAAACTGCTTCTGAGAGTGTCTAACCTCCAGGAGGAGAACAGGATTCTAGCTCTGGACAAAGCCCAGCTAACTGCAAAAACAAGAGCAATGGAGGCTGAGCTGGAGCTCTCCAGGCAAGCCAACAG GAAGGCTGAAAGAAGAATGAGTATGTTGAAGCAACAAAAGGAAGAGTGTGTGTTGAAGGAGGAAAAGACACGGCACTACCTGGGAGCTGTCATTTCTGTGGCAGAACACATTTCCCAGGAGAGAGACCGACTATTACACATG GCATCATCTCTTCAGCAGGAAAAGCAGAGATTCATCAGCAGGATTCTCAGTGGCACAGTTCGATTTGGAAAACTACAAGAAGAAGTCAAA